A stretch of Channa argus isolate prfri chromosome 16, Channa argus male v1.0, whole genome shotgun sequence DNA encodes these proteins:
- the cnksr1 gene encoding connector enhancer of kinase suppressor of ras 1 isoform X1, whose protein sequence is MEPIMSWSEEKVSEWLQGLDAPLHQYSVLEWHLTGLDLLHLTFQDLEKLGVQKIGHQELIMEAVEKLCSLTYGTGGENLRGLTEKLRAVAHTLQKSIQSRWCLNSYDGGSNSKLPAVVLQAVVELITSAKELFSLLNRYQLFQLSGCTSSKNIFNYCKDLGDIVHKRDSTVYEKEKDIISICRQLVAVCDEILNSSSDAVLSHTAQLESVDLVPVSPGDELGIEIRSTSSSNHYVTGTAAEPSKSVDVKILAGDEVIQVNDQVVVGWSRANLVKKLRENPSGVTLVLKKIPGSVRHKDSVQQPSTTQEVEEKENKSEEEEHKNEEEYLRHSIFERVAASVRSLSFRKAVHGPEIHQQPMGQEESELSSEVEGSLTLTSYQKQQGGLSTQSASGDFEVLDSSRLSPRLKRDSLPSSRSPSPLRLVSFRSPSPQGTNQETASISSCPEMVGHTGNKDTKKSSTKGTSTAMSRRRVSCRELGSPDCDGWLWKKRKDSGVFVTQKWQRFWFILKGPSLYWYTSQQDEKAEGLVNIASYSLESAGEHKRKYVFKMFHQRFQNFIFAAENLTDMSKWINCLIAALQKHKKLQKGTDREEDCYSETDSEDERSPSPRRTNKKVQSNTLPISKGKWTKVPLSSLPTGGSKVAGAPVDEMSMMINNIKEGGVSLIGHEQPLTHDHFRKSFIRRNKNPIINEKAHTLRALQSTLKAKEAELHQINKILEDSNLTASKYRQWKEQNEELCQEIEKLRALKTSDGGNNVVAKDTPAEEVALETVAKETAATETEGAYRLSLSDGEQLVDAEPSDVLLEIPQGSLGLDSPVLEFSLGSLQDSINKQLSEMAGAGDAAENYFYI, encoded by the exons ATGGAGCCTATAATGTCGTGGAGCGAGGAGAAAGTCAGCGAGTGGCTCCAAG GTCTGGATGCCCCACTGCATCAATATTCAGTCTTGGAGTGGCATTTGACGGGTCTTGATCTGCTACACTTGACCTTTCAGGACCTGGAAAAGCTGGGAGTCCAAAAGATTGGACACCAGGAGCTCATAATGGAGGCTGTGGAGAAGCTCTGCTCACTG ACGTACGGTACAGGGGGAGAGAACCTGCGAGGTCTGACAGAGAAGCTGCGTGCTGTTGCCCACACGCTTCAAAAGAGCATCCAGAGTCGCTGGTGCCTAAACAGCTATGATGGAGGGAGCAACAGCAAGCTACCTGCTGTTGTTCTGCAGGCTGTAGTGGAGCTCATCACCTCTGCCAAAGaactcttctctctgctcaacAG GTATCAGTTATTCCAGCTCAGTGGATGCACCTCTTCTAAGAACATATTCAACTACTGCAAAGATTTGGGGGACATTGTGCACAAG CGGGACAGCACTGTCtatgaaaaggaaaaggacatCATCTCTATA TGTCGTCAGTTGGTGGCAGTGTGTGATGAGATCCTGAACTCCAGCTCTGATGCTGTCCTTAGCCACACAGCTCAGCTTGAGAGCGTCGACCTAGTCCCTGTGTCACCGGGTGATGAGCTG ggGATTGAGATCAGATCCACCAGCTCAAGTAATCACTATGTGACTGGCACTGCTGCTGAG CCTTCCAAAAGTGTCGATGTGAAGATTTTGGCTGGTGATGAAGTAATCCAAGTCAATGACCAAGTAGTG GTGGGCTGGAGTAGAGCAAATCTCGTGAAGAAGCTGCGGGAGAATCCCAGTGGCGTGACTCTGGTCCTAAAGAAGATCCCTGGGTCAGTCCGACACAAAGACTCAGTCCAGCAGCCCTCCACCACACAG GAGgttgaagagaaagaaaacaagtcagAGGAGGAAGAACATAAGAACGAGGAGGAATATCTGAGGCACTCCATATTTGAGAGGGTAGCAGCTTCTGTCAGGTCTCTGTCTTTTAG GAAAGCCGTTCATGGGCCAGAGATCCATCAGCAGCCTATGGGACAGGAAGAATCAGAGTTATCCTCTGAAGTAGAGGGGAGTCTGACTCTCACttcatatcaaaaacaacaggGGGGATTGTCAACACAGTCAGCCTCGG GAGATTTTGAGGTTTTGGACAGTTCAAGGCTCTCCCCAAGACTTAAAAGAGACAGTCTGCCATCATCTAGAAGTCCTTCCCCACTGCGATTAGTGTCATTCAGAAGTCCTTCACCTCAGGGAACCAACCAGGAAACAGCTAGCATCAGTTCCTGCCCTGAAATGGTGGGACACACG ggGAATAAAGACACTAAGAAGAGCTCCACGAAAG GTACGTCAACAGCTATGAGTCGCCGTCGAGTGTCCTGCCGTGAGTTGGGTAGTCCCGACTGTGATGGATGGCTgtggaagaaaagaaaggacaGTGGTGTCTTCGTCACCCAGAAGTGGCAGCGCTTTTGGTTCATCCTCAAAGGACCTTCACTTTACTGGTACACCAGCCAGCAG GATGAGAAGGCAGAGGGTCTGGTAAATATAGCCAGCTACAGCCTAGAGAGCGCTGGGGAGCACAAGAGAAAATA cgtttttaaaatgttccacCAACGATTTCAGAACTTCATCTTTGCTGCTGAAAATCTGACTGACATGAGCAA ATGGATTAACTGTCTGATTGCAGCCCTACAGAAGCACAAGAAGTTGCAGAAAGGCACTGATAGAGAAGAAG ATTGTTATAGTGAGACCGACTCAGAGGACGAGAGATCACCTTCACCACGCAGAACAAACAAG AAAGTGCAGTCCAATACGCTGCCCATCTCCAAGGGAAAGTGGACCAAGGTGCCATTATCGAGTCTTCCAACAGGTGGCAGCAAAGTAGCGG GTGCCCCAGTGGATGAGATGAGCATGATGATAAACAACATCAAGGAGGGAGGAGTTTCGCTTATTGGCCACGAGCAACCACTTACACATGACCACTTTAGGAAATCGTTCATTCGACGCAACAAGAATCCTATCATCAATGAAAAGGCGCACACACTTCGGGCACTGCAGAGCACTCTTAAG GCAAAAGAAGCAGAATTGCATCAGATCAACAAGATCCTGGAGGACTCCAATCTGACAGCCTCAAAGTATCGTCAGTGGAAGGAGCAAAACGAGGAACTATGTCAAGAAATTGAAAAACTGAGGGCACTGAAAACCTCCGATGGAGGCAATAATGTAGTAGCGAAGGACACGCCTGCTGAGGAGGTTGCCTTAGAAACTGTTGCTAAGGAAACAGCTGCCACAGAGACTGAAGGCGCTTACAGACTGAGCCTGAGCGATGGTGAACAGTTAGTAGACGCAGAGCCATCTGATGTTCTGCTGGAGATCCCACAGGGTTCTCTAGGCTTAGACAGTCCAGTGTTAGAATTCTCTCTGGGATCGCTGCAGGATTCAATaaacaagcagctgagtgaGATGGCAGGGGCTGGAGACGCTGCTGAGAACTACTTCTACATTTAA
- the cnksr1 gene encoding connector enhancer of kinase suppressor of ras 1 isoform X2, producing MEPIMSWSEEKVSEWLQGLDAPLHQYSVLEWHLTGLDLLHLTFQDLEKLGVQKIGHQELIMEAVEKLCSLTYGTGGENLRGLTEKLRAVAHTLQKSIQSRWCLNSYDGGSNSKLPAVVLQAVVELITSAKELFSLLNRYQLFQLSGCTSSKNIFNYCKDLGDIVHKRDSTVYEKEKDIISICRQLVAVCDEILNSSSDAVLSHTAQLESVDLVPVSPGDELPSKSVDVKILAGDEVIQVNDQVVVGWSRANLVKKLRENPSGVTLVLKKIPGSVRHKDSVQQPSTTQEVEEKENKSEEEEHKNEEEYLRHSIFERVAASVRSLSFRKAVHGPEIHQQPMGQEESELSSEVEGSLTLTSYQKQQGGLSTQSASGDFEVLDSSRLSPRLKRDSLPSSRSPSPLRLVSFRSPSPQGTNQETASISSCPEMVGHTGNKDTKKSSTKGTSTAMSRRRVSCRELGSPDCDGWLWKKRKDSGVFVTQKWQRFWFILKGPSLYWYTSQQDEKAEGLVNIASYSLESAGEHKRKYVFKMFHQRFQNFIFAAENLTDMSKWINCLIAALQKHKKLQKGTDREEDCYSETDSEDERSPSPRRTNKKVQSNTLPISKGKWTKVPLSSLPTGGSKVAGAPVDEMSMMINNIKEGGVSLIGHEQPLTHDHFRKSFIRRNKNPIINEKAHTLRALQSTLKAKEAELHQINKILEDSNLTASKYRQWKEQNEELCQEIEKLRALKTSDGGNNVVAKDTPAEEVALETVAKETAATETEGAYRLSLSDGEQLVDAEPSDVLLEIPQGSLGLDSPVLEFSLGSLQDSINKQLSEMAGAGDAAENYFYI from the exons ATGGAGCCTATAATGTCGTGGAGCGAGGAGAAAGTCAGCGAGTGGCTCCAAG GTCTGGATGCCCCACTGCATCAATATTCAGTCTTGGAGTGGCATTTGACGGGTCTTGATCTGCTACACTTGACCTTTCAGGACCTGGAAAAGCTGGGAGTCCAAAAGATTGGACACCAGGAGCTCATAATGGAGGCTGTGGAGAAGCTCTGCTCACTG ACGTACGGTACAGGGGGAGAGAACCTGCGAGGTCTGACAGAGAAGCTGCGTGCTGTTGCCCACACGCTTCAAAAGAGCATCCAGAGTCGCTGGTGCCTAAACAGCTATGATGGAGGGAGCAACAGCAAGCTACCTGCTGTTGTTCTGCAGGCTGTAGTGGAGCTCATCACCTCTGCCAAAGaactcttctctctgctcaacAG GTATCAGTTATTCCAGCTCAGTGGATGCACCTCTTCTAAGAACATATTCAACTACTGCAAAGATTTGGGGGACATTGTGCACAAG CGGGACAGCACTGTCtatgaaaaggaaaaggacatCATCTCTATA TGTCGTCAGTTGGTGGCAGTGTGTGATGAGATCCTGAACTCCAGCTCTGATGCTGTCCTTAGCCACACAGCTCAGCTTGAGAGCGTCGACCTAGTCCCTGTGTCACCGGGTGATGAGCTG CCTTCCAAAAGTGTCGATGTGAAGATTTTGGCTGGTGATGAAGTAATCCAAGTCAATGACCAAGTAGTG GTGGGCTGGAGTAGAGCAAATCTCGTGAAGAAGCTGCGGGAGAATCCCAGTGGCGTGACTCTGGTCCTAAAGAAGATCCCTGGGTCAGTCCGACACAAAGACTCAGTCCAGCAGCCCTCCACCACACAG GAGgttgaagagaaagaaaacaagtcagAGGAGGAAGAACATAAGAACGAGGAGGAATATCTGAGGCACTCCATATTTGAGAGGGTAGCAGCTTCTGTCAGGTCTCTGTCTTTTAG GAAAGCCGTTCATGGGCCAGAGATCCATCAGCAGCCTATGGGACAGGAAGAATCAGAGTTATCCTCTGAAGTAGAGGGGAGTCTGACTCTCACttcatatcaaaaacaacaggGGGGATTGTCAACACAGTCAGCCTCGG GAGATTTTGAGGTTTTGGACAGTTCAAGGCTCTCCCCAAGACTTAAAAGAGACAGTCTGCCATCATCTAGAAGTCCTTCCCCACTGCGATTAGTGTCATTCAGAAGTCCTTCACCTCAGGGAACCAACCAGGAAACAGCTAGCATCAGTTCCTGCCCTGAAATGGTGGGACACACG ggGAATAAAGACACTAAGAAGAGCTCCACGAAAG GTACGTCAACAGCTATGAGTCGCCGTCGAGTGTCCTGCCGTGAGTTGGGTAGTCCCGACTGTGATGGATGGCTgtggaagaaaagaaaggacaGTGGTGTCTTCGTCACCCAGAAGTGGCAGCGCTTTTGGTTCATCCTCAAAGGACCTTCACTTTACTGGTACACCAGCCAGCAG GATGAGAAGGCAGAGGGTCTGGTAAATATAGCCAGCTACAGCCTAGAGAGCGCTGGGGAGCACAAGAGAAAATA cgtttttaaaatgttccacCAACGATTTCAGAACTTCATCTTTGCTGCTGAAAATCTGACTGACATGAGCAA ATGGATTAACTGTCTGATTGCAGCCCTACAGAAGCACAAGAAGTTGCAGAAAGGCACTGATAGAGAAGAAG ATTGTTATAGTGAGACCGACTCAGAGGACGAGAGATCACCTTCACCACGCAGAACAAACAAG AAAGTGCAGTCCAATACGCTGCCCATCTCCAAGGGAAAGTGGACCAAGGTGCCATTATCGAGTCTTCCAACAGGTGGCAGCAAAGTAGCGG GTGCCCCAGTGGATGAGATGAGCATGATGATAAACAACATCAAGGAGGGAGGAGTTTCGCTTATTGGCCACGAGCAACCACTTACACATGACCACTTTAGGAAATCGTTCATTCGACGCAACAAGAATCCTATCATCAATGAAAAGGCGCACACACTTCGGGCACTGCAGAGCACTCTTAAG GCAAAAGAAGCAGAATTGCATCAGATCAACAAGATCCTGGAGGACTCCAATCTGACAGCCTCAAAGTATCGTCAGTGGAAGGAGCAAAACGAGGAACTATGTCAAGAAATTGAAAAACTGAGGGCACTGAAAACCTCCGATGGAGGCAATAATGTAGTAGCGAAGGACACGCCTGCTGAGGAGGTTGCCTTAGAAACTGTTGCTAAGGAAACAGCTGCCACAGAGACTGAAGGCGCTTACAGACTGAGCCTGAGCGATGGTGAACAGTTAGTAGACGCAGAGCCATCTGATGTTCTGCTGGAGATCCCACAGGGTTCTCTAGGCTTAGACAGTCCAGTGTTAGAATTCTCTCTGGGATCGCTGCAGGATTCAATaaacaagcagctgagtgaGATGGCAGGGGCTGGAGACGCTGCTGAGAACTACTTCTACATTTAA
- the cnksr1 gene encoding connector enhancer of kinase suppressor of ras 1 isoform X3: protein MEAVEKLCSLTYGTGGENLRGLTEKLRAVAHTLQKSIQSRWCLNSYDGGSNSKLPAVVLQAVVELITSAKELFSLLNRYQLFQLSGCTSSKNIFNYCKDLGDIVHKRDSTVYEKEKDIISICRQLVAVCDEILNSSSDAVLSHTAQLESVDLVPVSPGDELGIEIRSTSSSNHYVTGTAAEPSKSVDVKILAGDEVIQVNDQVVVGWSRANLVKKLRENPSGVTLVLKKIPGSVRHKDSVQQPSTTQEVEEKENKSEEEEHKNEEEYLRHSIFERVAASVRSLSFRKAVHGPEIHQQPMGQEESELSSEVEGSLTLTSYQKQQGGLSTQSASGDFEVLDSSRLSPRLKRDSLPSSRSPSPLRLVSFRSPSPQGTNQETASISSCPEMVGHTGNKDTKKSSTKGTSTAMSRRRVSCRELGSPDCDGWLWKKRKDSGVFVTQKWQRFWFILKGPSLYWYTSQQDEKAEGLVNIASYSLESAGEHKRKYVFKMFHQRFQNFIFAAENLTDMSKWINCLIAALQKHKKLQKGTDREEDCYSETDSEDERSPSPRRTNKKVQSNTLPISKGKWTKVPLSSLPTGGSKVAGAPVDEMSMMINNIKEGGVSLIGHEQPLTHDHFRKSFIRRNKNPIINEKAHTLRALQSTLKAKEAELHQINKILEDSNLTASKYRQWKEQNEELCQEIEKLRALKTSDGGNNVVAKDTPAEEVALETVAKETAATETEGAYRLSLSDGEQLVDAEPSDVLLEIPQGSLGLDSPVLEFSLGSLQDSINKQLSEMAGAGDAAENYFYI from the exons ATGGAGGCTGTGGAGAAGCTCTGCTCACTG ACGTACGGTACAGGGGGAGAGAACCTGCGAGGTCTGACAGAGAAGCTGCGTGCTGTTGCCCACACGCTTCAAAAGAGCATCCAGAGTCGCTGGTGCCTAAACAGCTATGATGGAGGGAGCAACAGCAAGCTACCTGCTGTTGTTCTGCAGGCTGTAGTGGAGCTCATCACCTCTGCCAAAGaactcttctctctgctcaacAG GTATCAGTTATTCCAGCTCAGTGGATGCACCTCTTCTAAGAACATATTCAACTACTGCAAAGATTTGGGGGACATTGTGCACAAG CGGGACAGCACTGTCtatgaaaaggaaaaggacatCATCTCTATA TGTCGTCAGTTGGTGGCAGTGTGTGATGAGATCCTGAACTCCAGCTCTGATGCTGTCCTTAGCCACACAGCTCAGCTTGAGAGCGTCGACCTAGTCCCTGTGTCACCGGGTGATGAGCTG ggGATTGAGATCAGATCCACCAGCTCAAGTAATCACTATGTGACTGGCACTGCTGCTGAG CCTTCCAAAAGTGTCGATGTGAAGATTTTGGCTGGTGATGAAGTAATCCAAGTCAATGACCAAGTAGTG GTGGGCTGGAGTAGAGCAAATCTCGTGAAGAAGCTGCGGGAGAATCCCAGTGGCGTGACTCTGGTCCTAAAGAAGATCCCTGGGTCAGTCCGACACAAAGACTCAGTCCAGCAGCCCTCCACCACACAG GAGgttgaagagaaagaaaacaagtcagAGGAGGAAGAACATAAGAACGAGGAGGAATATCTGAGGCACTCCATATTTGAGAGGGTAGCAGCTTCTGTCAGGTCTCTGTCTTTTAG GAAAGCCGTTCATGGGCCAGAGATCCATCAGCAGCCTATGGGACAGGAAGAATCAGAGTTATCCTCTGAAGTAGAGGGGAGTCTGACTCTCACttcatatcaaaaacaacaggGGGGATTGTCAACACAGTCAGCCTCGG GAGATTTTGAGGTTTTGGACAGTTCAAGGCTCTCCCCAAGACTTAAAAGAGACAGTCTGCCATCATCTAGAAGTCCTTCCCCACTGCGATTAGTGTCATTCAGAAGTCCTTCACCTCAGGGAACCAACCAGGAAACAGCTAGCATCAGTTCCTGCCCTGAAATGGTGGGACACACG ggGAATAAAGACACTAAGAAGAGCTCCACGAAAG GTACGTCAACAGCTATGAGTCGCCGTCGAGTGTCCTGCCGTGAGTTGGGTAGTCCCGACTGTGATGGATGGCTgtggaagaaaagaaaggacaGTGGTGTCTTCGTCACCCAGAAGTGGCAGCGCTTTTGGTTCATCCTCAAAGGACCTTCACTTTACTGGTACACCAGCCAGCAG GATGAGAAGGCAGAGGGTCTGGTAAATATAGCCAGCTACAGCCTAGAGAGCGCTGGGGAGCACAAGAGAAAATA cgtttttaaaatgttccacCAACGATTTCAGAACTTCATCTTTGCTGCTGAAAATCTGACTGACATGAGCAA ATGGATTAACTGTCTGATTGCAGCCCTACAGAAGCACAAGAAGTTGCAGAAAGGCACTGATAGAGAAGAAG ATTGTTATAGTGAGACCGACTCAGAGGACGAGAGATCACCTTCACCACGCAGAACAAACAAG AAAGTGCAGTCCAATACGCTGCCCATCTCCAAGGGAAAGTGGACCAAGGTGCCATTATCGAGTCTTCCAACAGGTGGCAGCAAAGTAGCGG GTGCCCCAGTGGATGAGATGAGCATGATGATAAACAACATCAAGGAGGGAGGAGTTTCGCTTATTGGCCACGAGCAACCACTTACACATGACCACTTTAGGAAATCGTTCATTCGACGCAACAAGAATCCTATCATCAATGAAAAGGCGCACACACTTCGGGCACTGCAGAGCACTCTTAAG GCAAAAGAAGCAGAATTGCATCAGATCAACAAGATCCTGGAGGACTCCAATCTGACAGCCTCAAAGTATCGTCAGTGGAAGGAGCAAAACGAGGAACTATGTCAAGAAATTGAAAAACTGAGGGCACTGAAAACCTCCGATGGAGGCAATAATGTAGTAGCGAAGGACACGCCTGCTGAGGAGGTTGCCTTAGAAACTGTTGCTAAGGAAACAGCTGCCACAGAGACTGAAGGCGCTTACAGACTGAGCCTGAGCGATGGTGAACAGTTAGTAGACGCAGAGCCATCTGATGTTCTGCTGGAGATCCCACAGGGTTCTCTAGGCTTAGACAGTCCAGTGTTAGAATTCTCTCTGGGATCGCTGCAGGATTCAATaaacaagcagctgagtgaGATGGCAGGGGCTGGAGACGCTGCTGAGAACTACTTCTACATTTAA